From a single Hemitrygon akajei chromosome 28, sHemAka1.3, whole genome shotgun sequence genomic region:
- the LOC140717747 gene encoding zinc finger translocation-associated protein-like isoform X1 gives MEPGQVAVALPPDPRLEPTAVKEERPDLGGPLFASGVVSGLDRATAAPGPSVSGEARVPRERRGRALRYPSRSHRRNYQERWRLEYLMDYDRWRHGLVCMVCGATLATLKLSTIKRHILQRHQASLLLTRSEKEAVIAGWEEHLLGRSYLQEGLPVPGLGPSQHPGPADLAPADASSLPMDVIPPPPPVRDPSLPPYKAPARRGRPPGKKPKTKAKAKPPPPVSRRQGLGCPSAKRVKRYYQERWRSEYLMEYDGLRHGLVCMVCGSSLATLKLSTIKRHILQKHQASLSLTPRQKAVVMATWAEHPLNQSRRDVGRQGAGPDGLHQPYGQSQVDEQEAVPPGGYQTQAGLDQSQIEMPKAAPGLAGVPPMANRFLQEEAGQIQQLQIGEPICLMNQLDIGFHESAEAAVHFNRPHFNQSEFEMLKLEVEPAARFLQSHGRFHRTESSQTLSQSQIPVEPRRAEPAPPPGSPPRSGPTEPGPLVKAEAPPALRPPPSTDSAAGRGGRRARRSFQSRWRAEHLMDYDPQRRRLLCMVCGQSLAVLSLGSIRRHVLSSHPHSLHLNRAEKENILEAWGEQGRPQEPDPQPEPEPPTPAAPARCYQERWRSEHLMDYDPVRRRLLCMVCGKSLAALTLGSIRRHVLRSHPHSLHFSPAAREDILQAWSKTVSQQRTRTVSAPEPAQPSPPGPQQQAAAVESAGRDLGDLGERLEVGVPTPVEIEVYVDEPESRPASQRRKPGRDHRRNYQERWRLEYLMDYDRWRHGLVCMVCGATLATLKLSTIKRHILQRHQASLGYSLTQKVLLAQEWDRKMQVMARVDVWHLPGIQNQESLPGQPGALGSGGD, from the exons GTGGCCCGCTCTTTGCCAGTGGTGTGGTCTCTGGGCTGGACAGGGCGACTGCAGCGCCTGGGCCATCGGTCTCCGGGGAAGCCAGGGTGCCGAGGGAGCGGCGTGGCCGAGCTCTACGCTATCCCAGCCGCAGCCACCGACGCAACTACCAGGAGCGCTGGCGGCTGGAGTACCTGATGGACTACGACCGGTGGCGGCACGGCCTGGTCTGCATGGTGTGCGGGGCCACGCTGGCCACCCTCAAGCTCAGCACCATCAAGCGCCATATCCTGCAGAGGCACCAGGCCTCGCTGCTGCTGACCCGCAGCGAGAAGGAGGCGGTCATCGCCGGCTGGGAGGAGCACTTACTGGGCCGGAGCTACCTGCAGGAGGGGCTGCCCGTCCCCGGGCTCGGCCCCAGTCAGCACCCAGGGCCAGCGGATCTCGCCCCAG CAGACGCCTCCTCGCTACCAATGGATGTCATCCCACCGCCGCCCCCCGTCCGTGATCCCTCCCTGCCGCCGTACAAGGCTCCGGCGAGGCGAGGCCGCCCGCCCGGGAAGAAGCCGAAGACCAAGGCCAAGGCCAAGCCACCGCCGCCCGTCAGCCGGCGCCAGGGCCTCGGCTGCCCGTCCGCCAAGCGGGTGAAGCGCTACTACCAGGAGCGCTGGAGGAGCGAGTACCTGATGGAGTACGACGGCCTGCGGCACGGCCTGGTCTGCATGGTGTGCGGCAGCTCGCTGGCCACCCTCAAGCTCAGCACCATCAAGCGCCACATCCTCCAGAAGCACCAGGCCTCGCTCAGCCTGACGCCCAGGCAGAAGGCCGTCGTCATGGCAACCTGGGCGGAGCACCCGCTCAACCAATCGCGGCGCGACGTCGGGCGGCAAGGGGCGGGGCCGGACGGCCTCCACCAACCCTACGGCCAATCTCAGGTTGACGAGCAGGAGGCGGTGCCCCCGGGCGGGTACCAGACGCAGGCGGGGCTGGACCAATCGCAGATTGAGATGCCTAAGGCGGCCCCGGGTCTGGCAGGCGTTCCACCAATGGCGAACCGATTTCTGCAAGAAGAGGCGGGGCAGATCCAGCAGTTGCAGATAGGCGAGCCGATCTGTCTCATGAACCAATTGGACATCGGGTTCCATGAGAGCGCAGAAGCCGCGGTTCATTTCAACCGGCCCCATTTCAACCAATCAGAGTTCGagatgctgaaactggaggtggAGCCAGCTGCAAGGTTCCTCCAATCACACGGGCGGTTTCATCGAACCGAGTCATCCCAGACCCTCAGCCAGTCACAGATTCCCGTCGAGCCGAGAAGGGCGGAGCCTGCGCCCCCTCCAG GTTCCCCGCCGCGCTCCGGGCCCACCGAGCCCGGCCCCCTGGTTAAGGCGGAGGCTCCTCCGGCACTTCGGCCGCCCCCCTCCACGGACTCTGCCGCCGGGCGGGGCGGCCGCAGAGCCCGCCGCTCCTTCCAGAGCCGCTGGCGCGCCGAGCACCTGATGGACTACGACCCGCAGCGCCGCCGGCTCCTGTGCATGGTGTGCGGCCAGTCGCTGGCCGTCCTCTCCCTCGGCTCCATCCGGCGCCACGTCCTGAGCAGCCACCCCCACTCCCTGCACCTCAACCGGGCCGAGAAGGAGAACATACTGGAGGCGTGGGGCGAGCAAGGCCGGCCCCAGGAGCCGGACCCGCAGCCCGAGCCCGAGCCTCCCACGCCCGCCGCTCCCGCCCGCTGCTACCAGGAGCGCTGGCGCTCCGAGCACCTGATGGATTACGACCCGGTGCGCCGCCGGCTCCTGTGCATGGTGTGCGGCAAGTCGCTGGCCGCCCTCACCCTCGGCTCTATCCGCCGTCACGTCCTGCGCAGCCACCCCCACTCCCTGCACTTCAGCCCGGCCGCTCGGGAGGACATTCTGCAGGCCTGGAGCAAGACAGTGTCCCAGCAGCGGACGAGGACCGTCTCAGCACCGGAGCCCGCCCAGCCCTCGCCCCCCGGCCCGCAGCAGCAAGCGGCAG CAGTGGAGTCAGCGGGCAGGGACCTGGGTGACCTGGGGGAGCGGCTTGAGGTCGGGGTGCCGACCCCGGTGGAGATCGAGGTCTACGTGGACGAGCCGGAGAGCCGGCCGGCGAGCCAGAGGCGGAAGCCGGGCCGGGACCACCGACGCAACTACCAGGAGCGCTGGCGGCTGGAGTACCTGATGGACTACGACCGGTGGCGGCACGGCCTGGTCTGCATGGTGTGCGGGGCCACGCTGGCCACCCTCAAGCTCAGCACCATCAAGCGCCATATCCTGCAGAGGCACCAGGCCTCGCTGGGCTACAGCCTCACCCAGAAGGTGCTGCTGGCCCAGGAGTGGGACAGGAAGATGCAAGTGATGGCCAGGGTGGACGTCTGGCACCTCCCTGGCATCCAGAACCAGGAAAGTCTTCCCGGCCAGCCCGGAGCGCTGGGCTCAGGGGGCGACTAG
- the LOC140717747 gene encoding zinc finger translocation-associated protein-like isoform X2 — MEPGQVAVALPPDPRLEPTAVKEERPDLGGPLFASGVVSGLDRATAAPGPSVSGEARVPRERRGRALRYPSRSHRRNYQERWRLEYLMDYDRWRHGLVCMVCGATLATLKLSTIKRHILQRHQASLLLTRSEKEAVIAGWEEHLLGRSYLQEGLPVPGLGPSQHPGPADLAPDASSLPMDVIPPPPPVRDPSLPPYKAPARRGRPPGKKPKTKAKAKPPPPVSRRQGLGCPSAKRVKRYYQERWRSEYLMEYDGLRHGLVCMVCGSSLATLKLSTIKRHILQKHQASLSLTPRQKAVVMATWAEHPLNQSRRDVGRQGAGPDGLHQPYGQSQVDEQEAVPPGGYQTQAGLDQSQIEMPKAAPGLAGVPPMANRFLQEEAGQIQQLQIGEPICLMNQLDIGFHESAEAAVHFNRPHFNQSEFEMLKLEVEPAARFLQSHGRFHRTESSQTLSQSQIPVEPRRAEPAPPPGSPPRSGPTEPGPLVKAEAPPALRPPPSTDSAAGRGGRRARRSFQSRWRAEHLMDYDPQRRRLLCMVCGQSLAVLSLGSIRRHVLSSHPHSLHLNRAEKENILEAWGEQGRPQEPDPQPEPEPPTPAAPARCYQERWRSEHLMDYDPVRRRLLCMVCGKSLAALTLGSIRRHVLRSHPHSLHFSPAAREDILQAWSKTVSQQRTRTVSAPEPAQPSPPGPQQQAAAVESAGRDLGDLGERLEVGVPTPVEIEVYVDEPESRPASQRRKPGRDHRRNYQERWRLEYLMDYDRWRHGLVCMVCGATLATLKLSTIKRHILQRHQASLGYSLTQKVLLAQEWDRKMQVMARVDVWHLPGIQNQESLPGQPGALGSGGD; from the exons GTGGCCCGCTCTTTGCCAGTGGTGTGGTCTCTGGGCTGGACAGGGCGACTGCAGCGCCTGGGCCATCGGTCTCCGGGGAAGCCAGGGTGCCGAGGGAGCGGCGTGGCCGAGCTCTACGCTATCCCAGCCGCAGCCACCGACGCAACTACCAGGAGCGCTGGCGGCTGGAGTACCTGATGGACTACGACCGGTGGCGGCACGGCCTGGTCTGCATGGTGTGCGGGGCCACGCTGGCCACCCTCAAGCTCAGCACCATCAAGCGCCATATCCTGCAGAGGCACCAGGCCTCGCTGCTGCTGACCCGCAGCGAGAAGGAGGCGGTCATCGCCGGCTGGGAGGAGCACTTACTGGGCCGGAGCTACCTGCAGGAGGGGCTGCCCGTCCCCGGGCTCGGCCCCAGTCAGCACCCAGGGCCAGCGGATCTCGCCCCAG ACGCCTCCTCGCTACCAATGGATGTCATCCCACCGCCGCCCCCCGTCCGTGATCCCTCCCTGCCGCCGTACAAGGCTCCGGCGAGGCGAGGCCGCCCGCCCGGGAAGAAGCCGAAGACCAAGGCCAAGGCCAAGCCACCGCCGCCCGTCAGCCGGCGCCAGGGCCTCGGCTGCCCGTCCGCCAAGCGGGTGAAGCGCTACTACCAGGAGCGCTGGAGGAGCGAGTACCTGATGGAGTACGACGGCCTGCGGCACGGCCTGGTCTGCATGGTGTGCGGCAGCTCGCTGGCCACCCTCAAGCTCAGCACCATCAAGCGCCACATCCTCCAGAAGCACCAGGCCTCGCTCAGCCTGACGCCCAGGCAGAAGGCCGTCGTCATGGCAACCTGGGCGGAGCACCCGCTCAACCAATCGCGGCGCGACGTCGGGCGGCAAGGGGCGGGGCCGGACGGCCTCCACCAACCCTACGGCCAATCTCAGGTTGACGAGCAGGAGGCGGTGCCCCCGGGCGGGTACCAGACGCAGGCGGGGCTGGACCAATCGCAGATTGAGATGCCTAAGGCGGCCCCGGGTCTGGCAGGCGTTCCACCAATGGCGAACCGATTTCTGCAAGAAGAGGCGGGGCAGATCCAGCAGTTGCAGATAGGCGAGCCGATCTGTCTCATGAACCAATTGGACATCGGGTTCCATGAGAGCGCAGAAGCCGCGGTTCATTTCAACCGGCCCCATTTCAACCAATCAGAGTTCGagatgctgaaactggaggtggAGCCAGCTGCAAGGTTCCTCCAATCACACGGGCGGTTTCATCGAACCGAGTCATCCCAGACCCTCAGCCAGTCACAGATTCCCGTCGAGCCGAGAAGGGCGGAGCCTGCGCCCCCTCCAG GTTCCCCGCCGCGCTCCGGGCCCACCGAGCCCGGCCCCCTGGTTAAGGCGGAGGCTCCTCCGGCACTTCGGCCGCCCCCCTCCACGGACTCTGCCGCCGGGCGGGGCGGCCGCAGAGCCCGCCGCTCCTTCCAGAGCCGCTGGCGCGCCGAGCACCTGATGGACTACGACCCGCAGCGCCGCCGGCTCCTGTGCATGGTGTGCGGCCAGTCGCTGGCCGTCCTCTCCCTCGGCTCCATCCGGCGCCACGTCCTGAGCAGCCACCCCCACTCCCTGCACCTCAACCGGGCCGAGAAGGAGAACATACTGGAGGCGTGGGGCGAGCAAGGCCGGCCCCAGGAGCCGGACCCGCAGCCCGAGCCCGAGCCTCCCACGCCCGCCGCTCCCGCCCGCTGCTACCAGGAGCGCTGGCGCTCCGAGCACCTGATGGATTACGACCCGGTGCGCCGCCGGCTCCTGTGCATGGTGTGCGGCAAGTCGCTGGCCGCCCTCACCCTCGGCTCTATCCGCCGTCACGTCCTGCGCAGCCACCCCCACTCCCTGCACTTCAGCCCGGCCGCTCGGGAGGACATTCTGCAGGCCTGGAGCAAGACAGTGTCCCAGCAGCGGACGAGGACCGTCTCAGCACCGGAGCCCGCCCAGCCCTCGCCCCCCGGCCCGCAGCAGCAAGCGGCAG CAGTGGAGTCAGCGGGCAGGGACCTGGGTGACCTGGGGGAGCGGCTTGAGGTCGGGGTGCCGACCCCGGTGGAGATCGAGGTCTACGTGGACGAGCCGGAGAGCCGGCCGGCGAGCCAGAGGCGGAAGCCGGGCCGGGACCACCGACGCAACTACCAGGAGCGCTGGCGGCTGGAGTACCTGATGGACTACGACCGGTGGCGGCACGGCCTGGTCTGCATGGTGTGCGGGGCCACGCTGGCCACCCTCAAGCTCAGCACCATCAAGCGCCATATCCTGCAGAGGCACCAGGCCTCGCTGGGCTACAGCCTCACCCAGAAGGTGCTGCTGGCCCAGGAGTGGGACAGGAAGATGCAAGTGATGGCCAGGGTGGACGTCTGGCACCTCCCTGGCATCCAGAACCAGGAAAGTCTTCCCGGCCAGCCCGGAGCGCTGGGCTCAGGGGGCGACTAG
- the LOC140717747 gene encoding zinc finger translocation-associated protein-like isoform X3, translated as MEPGQVAVALPPDPRLEPTAVKEERPDLADASSLPMDVIPPPPPVRDPSLPPYKAPARRGRPPGKKPKTKAKAKPPPPVSRRQGLGCPSAKRVKRYYQERWRSEYLMEYDGLRHGLVCMVCGSSLATLKLSTIKRHILQKHQASLSLTPRQKAVVMATWAEHPLNQSRRDVGRQGAGPDGLHQPYGQSQVDEQEAVPPGGYQTQAGLDQSQIEMPKAAPGLAGVPPMANRFLQEEAGQIQQLQIGEPICLMNQLDIGFHESAEAAVHFNRPHFNQSEFEMLKLEVEPAARFLQSHGRFHRTESSQTLSQSQIPVEPRRAEPAPPPGSPPRSGPTEPGPLVKAEAPPALRPPPSTDSAAGRGGRRARRSFQSRWRAEHLMDYDPQRRRLLCMVCGQSLAVLSLGSIRRHVLSSHPHSLHLNRAEKENILEAWGEQGRPQEPDPQPEPEPPTPAAPARCYQERWRSEHLMDYDPVRRRLLCMVCGKSLAALTLGSIRRHVLRSHPHSLHFSPAAREDILQAWSKTVSQQRTRTVSAPEPAQPSPPGPQQQAAAVESAGRDLGDLGERLEVGVPTPVEIEVYVDEPESRPASQRRKPGRDHRRNYQERWRLEYLMDYDRWRHGLVCMVCGATLATLKLSTIKRHILQRHQASLGYSLTQKVLLAQEWDRKMQVMARVDVWHLPGIQNQESLPGQPGALGSGGD; from the exons CAGACGCCTCCTCGCTACCAATGGATGTCATCCCACCGCCGCCCCCCGTCCGTGATCCCTCCCTGCCGCCGTACAAGGCTCCGGCGAGGCGAGGCCGCCCGCCCGGGAAGAAGCCGAAGACCAAGGCCAAGGCCAAGCCACCGCCGCCCGTCAGCCGGCGCCAGGGCCTCGGCTGCCCGTCCGCCAAGCGGGTGAAGCGCTACTACCAGGAGCGCTGGAGGAGCGAGTACCTGATGGAGTACGACGGCCTGCGGCACGGCCTGGTCTGCATGGTGTGCGGCAGCTCGCTGGCCACCCTCAAGCTCAGCACCATCAAGCGCCACATCCTCCAGAAGCACCAGGCCTCGCTCAGCCTGACGCCCAGGCAGAAGGCCGTCGTCATGGCAACCTGGGCGGAGCACCCGCTCAACCAATCGCGGCGCGACGTCGGGCGGCAAGGGGCGGGGCCGGACGGCCTCCACCAACCCTACGGCCAATCTCAGGTTGACGAGCAGGAGGCGGTGCCCCCGGGCGGGTACCAGACGCAGGCGGGGCTGGACCAATCGCAGATTGAGATGCCTAAGGCGGCCCCGGGTCTGGCAGGCGTTCCACCAATGGCGAACCGATTTCTGCAAGAAGAGGCGGGGCAGATCCAGCAGTTGCAGATAGGCGAGCCGATCTGTCTCATGAACCAATTGGACATCGGGTTCCATGAGAGCGCAGAAGCCGCGGTTCATTTCAACCGGCCCCATTTCAACCAATCAGAGTTCGagatgctgaaactggaggtggAGCCAGCTGCAAGGTTCCTCCAATCACACGGGCGGTTTCATCGAACCGAGTCATCCCAGACCCTCAGCCAGTCACAGATTCCCGTCGAGCCGAGAAGGGCGGAGCCTGCGCCCCCTCCAG GTTCCCCGCCGCGCTCCGGGCCCACCGAGCCCGGCCCCCTGGTTAAGGCGGAGGCTCCTCCGGCACTTCGGCCGCCCCCCTCCACGGACTCTGCCGCCGGGCGGGGCGGCCGCAGAGCCCGCCGCTCCTTCCAGAGCCGCTGGCGCGCCGAGCACCTGATGGACTACGACCCGCAGCGCCGCCGGCTCCTGTGCATGGTGTGCGGCCAGTCGCTGGCCGTCCTCTCCCTCGGCTCCATCCGGCGCCACGTCCTGAGCAGCCACCCCCACTCCCTGCACCTCAACCGGGCCGAGAAGGAGAACATACTGGAGGCGTGGGGCGAGCAAGGCCGGCCCCAGGAGCCGGACCCGCAGCCCGAGCCCGAGCCTCCCACGCCCGCCGCTCCCGCCCGCTGCTACCAGGAGCGCTGGCGCTCCGAGCACCTGATGGATTACGACCCGGTGCGCCGCCGGCTCCTGTGCATGGTGTGCGGCAAGTCGCTGGCCGCCCTCACCCTCGGCTCTATCCGCCGTCACGTCCTGCGCAGCCACCCCCACTCCCTGCACTTCAGCCCGGCCGCTCGGGAGGACATTCTGCAGGCCTGGAGCAAGACAGTGTCCCAGCAGCGGACGAGGACCGTCTCAGCACCGGAGCCCGCCCAGCCCTCGCCCCCCGGCCCGCAGCAGCAAGCGGCAG CAGTGGAGTCAGCGGGCAGGGACCTGGGTGACCTGGGGGAGCGGCTTGAGGTCGGGGTGCCGACCCCGGTGGAGATCGAGGTCTACGTGGACGAGCCGGAGAGCCGGCCGGCGAGCCAGAGGCGGAAGCCGGGCCGGGACCACCGACGCAACTACCAGGAGCGCTGGCGGCTGGAGTACCTGATGGACTACGACCGGTGGCGGCACGGCCTGGTCTGCATGGTGTGCGGGGCCACGCTGGCCACCCTCAAGCTCAGCACCATCAAGCGCCATATCCTGCAGAGGCACCAGGCCTCGCTGGGCTACAGCCTCACCCAGAAGGTGCTGCTGGCCCAGGAGTGGGACAGGAAGATGCAAGTGATGGCCAGGGTGGACGTCTGGCACCTCCCTGGCATCCAGAACCAGGAAAGTCTTCCCGGCCAGCCCGGAGCGCTGGGCTCAGGGGGCGACTAG
- the LOC140717747 gene encoding zinc finger translocation-associated protein-like isoform X4, whose product MEPGQVAVALPPDPRLEPTAVKEERPDLDASSLPMDVIPPPPPVRDPSLPPYKAPARRGRPPGKKPKTKAKAKPPPPVSRRQGLGCPSAKRVKRYYQERWRSEYLMEYDGLRHGLVCMVCGSSLATLKLSTIKRHILQKHQASLSLTPRQKAVVMATWAEHPLNQSRRDVGRQGAGPDGLHQPYGQSQVDEQEAVPPGGYQTQAGLDQSQIEMPKAAPGLAGVPPMANRFLQEEAGQIQQLQIGEPICLMNQLDIGFHESAEAAVHFNRPHFNQSEFEMLKLEVEPAARFLQSHGRFHRTESSQTLSQSQIPVEPRRAEPAPPPGSPPRSGPTEPGPLVKAEAPPALRPPPSTDSAAGRGGRRARRSFQSRWRAEHLMDYDPQRRRLLCMVCGQSLAVLSLGSIRRHVLSSHPHSLHLNRAEKENILEAWGEQGRPQEPDPQPEPEPPTPAAPARCYQERWRSEHLMDYDPVRRRLLCMVCGKSLAALTLGSIRRHVLRSHPHSLHFSPAAREDILQAWSKTVSQQRTRTVSAPEPAQPSPPGPQQQAAAVESAGRDLGDLGERLEVGVPTPVEIEVYVDEPESRPASQRRKPGRDHRRNYQERWRLEYLMDYDRWRHGLVCMVCGATLATLKLSTIKRHILQRHQASLGYSLTQKVLLAQEWDRKMQVMARVDVWHLPGIQNQESLPGQPGALGSGGD is encoded by the exons ACGCCTCCTCGCTACCAATGGATGTCATCCCACCGCCGCCCCCCGTCCGTGATCCCTCCCTGCCGCCGTACAAGGCTCCGGCGAGGCGAGGCCGCCCGCCCGGGAAGAAGCCGAAGACCAAGGCCAAGGCCAAGCCACCGCCGCCCGTCAGCCGGCGCCAGGGCCTCGGCTGCCCGTCCGCCAAGCGGGTGAAGCGCTACTACCAGGAGCGCTGGAGGAGCGAGTACCTGATGGAGTACGACGGCCTGCGGCACGGCCTGGTCTGCATGGTGTGCGGCAGCTCGCTGGCCACCCTCAAGCTCAGCACCATCAAGCGCCACATCCTCCAGAAGCACCAGGCCTCGCTCAGCCTGACGCCCAGGCAGAAGGCCGTCGTCATGGCAACCTGGGCGGAGCACCCGCTCAACCAATCGCGGCGCGACGTCGGGCGGCAAGGGGCGGGGCCGGACGGCCTCCACCAACCCTACGGCCAATCTCAGGTTGACGAGCAGGAGGCGGTGCCCCCGGGCGGGTACCAGACGCAGGCGGGGCTGGACCAATCGCAGATTGAGATGCCTAAGGCGGCCCCGGGTCTGGCAGGCGTTCCACCAATGGCGAACCGATTTCTGCAAGAAGAGGCGGGGCAGATCCAGCAGTTGCAGATAGGCGAGCCGATCTGTCTCATGAACCAATTGGACATCGGGTTCCATGAGAGCGCAGAAGCCGCGGTTCATTTCAACCGGCCCCATTTCAACCAATCAGAGTTCGagatgctgaaactggaggtggAGCCAGCTGCAAGGTTCCTCCAATCACACGGGCGGTTTCATCGAACCGAGTCATCCCAGACCCTCAGCCAGTCACAGATTCCCGTCGAGCCGAGAAGGGCGGAGCCTGCGCCCCCTCCAG GTTCCCCGCCGCGCTCCGGGCCCACCGAGCCCGGCCCCCTGGTTAAGGCGGAGGCTCCTCCGGCACTTCGGCCGCCCCCCTCCACGGACTCTGCCGCCGGGCGGGGCGGCCGCAGAGCCCGCCGCTCCTTCCAGAGCCGCTGGCGCGCCGAGCACCTGATGGACTACGACCCGCAGCGCCGCCGGCTCCTGTGCATGGTGTGCGGCCAGTCGCTGGCCGTCCTCTCCCTCGGCTCCATCCGGCGCCACGTCCTGAGCAGCCACCCCCACTCCCTGCACCTCAACCGGGCCGAGAAGGAGAACATACTGGAGGCGTGGGGCGAGCAAGGCCGGCCCCAGGAGCCGGACCCGCAGCCCGAGCCCGAGCCTCCCACGCCCGCCGCTCCCGCCCGCTGCTACCAGGAGCGCTGGCGCTCCGAGCACCTGATGGATTACGACCCGGTGCGCCGCCGGCTCCTGTGCATGGTGTGCGGCAAGTCGCTGGCCGCCCTCACCCTCGGCTCTATCCGCCGTCACGTCCTGCGCAGCCACCCCCACTCCCTGCACTTCAGCCCGGCCGCTCGGGAGGACATTCTGCAGGCCTGGAGCAAGACAGTGTCCCAGCAGCGGACGAGGACCGTCTCAGCACCGGAGCCCGCCCAGCCCTCGCCCCCCGGCCCGCAGCAGCAAGCGGCAG CAGTGGAGTCAGCGGGCAGGGACCTGGGTGACCTGGGGGAGCGGCTTGAGGTCGGGGTGCCGACCCCGGTGGAGATCGAGGTCTACGTGGACGAGCCGGAGAGCCGGCCGGCGAGCCAGAGGCGGAAGCCGGGCCGGGACCACCGACGCAACTACCAGGAGCGCTGGCGGCTGGAGTACCTGATGGACTACGACCGGTGGCGGCACGGCCTGGTCTGCATGGTGTGCGGGGCCACGCTGGCCACCCTCAAGCTCAGCACCATCAAGCGCCATATCCTGCAGAGGCACCAGGCCTCGCTGGGCTACAGCCTCACCCAGAAGGTGCTGCTGGCCCAGGAGTGGGACAGGAAGATGCAAGTGATGGCCAGGGTGGACGTCTGGCACCTCCCTGGCATCCAGAACCAGGAAAGTCTTCCCGGCCAGCCCGGAGCGCTGGGCTCAGGGGGCGACTAG